The following are encoded together in the Anopheles merus strain MAF unplaced genomic scaffold, AmerM5.1 LNR4000743, whole genome shotgun sequence genome:
- the LOC121602971 gene encoding transcription factor cwo-like: FARCSEAGVPGYTYCGEPGLNFSANNTTYSEDDADFPPGRRGKTSRQDPLSHRIIEKRRRDRMNSCLADLSRLIPQQYMRKGRGRVEKTEIIEMAIRHLKNLQSQECGRESSCAEQYRHGYNECLAEAAKFMMRERGEEMCFRMVAHLKEHCNEIMKGELSKTRCGTEMANGGSPIYLASGQLGHLREILTCPSDLEHSSNDHHDVKDLSFRSATSTSSSTHSNNNPQQAAVITSTAPSIVQHHLDTSSNHSTQDYDAPSPPARLCPNGTGTSLQQDTNNNINQHESVLRTIRMRKFSEHASPEHEHSHNSYKFKNYIQQRFSQDTHENGHGTDFDRSPVSLHEDQHMHQQPHSLRASPLTNGSSGSMSGADSKSSSTSTLTGKSSTVASSTDEPLSLKRKLPSTPVRNGAESPAAGPMENGAHHHNHHHQQQGAAEQCVPLEKKLALARNGHPLAASSSSSSSSVTPLPASEIKHELLSSLGSAVVAMGPTATPAFAHHHHQQQQQQHHHHPSSYHPVPIFACHTQGFYIPLNVDYETLLPYLNGIDLLSKNFLQMPPLHPISISVNYTPGTLGGSGGSLLLKASAVNGLNSQTKAKLVEGIINGC, encoded by the exons TTTGCTCGTTGCAGTGAGGCTGGTGTGCCCGGATACACGTATTGCGGTGAGCCGGGGCTCAACTTTTCCGCCAACAATACCACCTACAGCGAAGATGATGCCGATTTTCCACCAGGACGACGGGGCAAAACATCACGG CAAGATCCACTGTCGCACCGGATCATTGAGAAACGGCGCCGAGATCGGATGAACTCCTGCCTGGCCGACCTTTCGCGACTCATTCCGCAGCAGTACATGCGCAAAGGTCGGGGACGGGTGGAAAAGACGGAAATCATCGAGATGGCCATACGCCACCTGAAGAACCTGCAGAGCCAGGAGTGCGGCCGGGAGTCGTCCTGCGCCGAGCAGTATCGCCACGGGTACAACGAGTGTCTGGCCGAGGCGGCCAAGTTTATGATGCGCGAGCGGGGCGAGGAGATGTGCTTTCGCATGGTCGCTCACCTAAAGGAGCACTGCAATGAGATTATGAAGG GTGAATTGAGCAAGACACGTTGCGGCACGGAGATGGCAAACGGTGGCAGCCCCATCTATCTGGCCAGCGGGCAGCTGGGCCACCTGCGGGAAATACTCACCTGCCCGTCGGATCTCGAGCACAGCAGCAACGACCATCACGACGTGAAGGATCTTAGCTTCCGCAGTGCGACgagcacgagcagcagcacgcacagcaacaacaacccgCAGCAGGCTGCCGTCATTACCTCGACTGCGCCGAGCATCGTGCAGCACCATCTGGACACGTCCAGCAACCACTCGACGCAGGACTACGACGCACCGTCCCCGCCGGCCCGGCTGTGCCCGAACGGTACCGGCACCAGCCTGCAGCAAGACacgaacaacaacatcaaccagCACGAGAGCGTCCTGCGCACGATCCGCATGCGCAAGTTCTCGGAGCACGCTTCGCCGGAGCACGAGCACAGCCACAACAGCTACAAGTTCAAGAACTACATCCAGCAACGGTTTTCGCAGGACACGCACGAAAATGGGCACGGAACCGATTTCGATCGCAGCCCGGTGTCGCTGCACGAGGATCAGCATATGCATCAGCAGCCGCACTCGCTGCGCGCCTCGCCACTGACCAACGGTAGCAGTGGCAGTATGTCCGGGGCCGATTCCAAGTCCTCCAGCACGAGCACACTGACCGGGAAGTCGTCGACCGTGGCATCGTCCACGGACGAGCCACTGTCACTGAAGCGAAAGCTGCCCAGTACTCCGGTCAGAAATGGGGCCGAATCACCGGCCGCAGGTCCGATGGAGAATGGAGcgcaccaccacaaccaccatcaccagcagcaaggGGCGGCGGAGCAGTGCGTGCCGCTGGAGAAAAAGCTGGCGCTCGCTAGAAATGGCCACCCGTTGGCagcgtcatcgtcgtcgtcctcctcaTCGGTGACGCCACTGCCGGCGTCCGAGATAAAGCACGAGCTGCTATCGTCGCTCGGAAGTGCGGTGGTAGCAATGGGACCAACGGCGACTCCCGCCTTTgcacatcaccatcaccagcagcaacagcagcaacatcaccaccatccCAGTTCCTACCATCCGGTGCCGATTTTTGCCTGCCACACGCAGGGTTTCTACATCCCGCTGAACGTGGACTACGAAACTCTGTTGCCCTACCTGAACGGGATCGATCTGCTGAGCAAAAACTTCCTACAGATGCCGCCGCTGCACCCGATCAGCATTAGCGTTAACTACACGCCCGGAACGCTGGGCGGCAGTGGGGGCAGCTTGCTGCTGAAGGCATCGGCCGTGAACGGGCTCAACTCACAGACGAAGGCAAAACTGGTGGAAGGTATCATCAATGGATGTTAG